Proteins encoded within one genomic window of Cellulomonas flavigena DSM 20109:
- a CDS encoding molybdopterin-dependent oxidoreductase, with the protein MRALAARPPRGDDARAAAAGLAAGTATVGVGALAAVLTGPTGDPLVAVGGAFVDATPPWLKDWAVATFGTADKLVLGIGEVVVLAVLAAAAGVLARRRWASGAVLVVALGGLAALAATTRPDAGVLAPAPALLGAGGGLLALRTLLARLPAPARRAPAGGPEASGPDRSDTAGGRVVPDRRTFLRATALVTAAGVVATVVGRAVASGARGAAAARASLRLPPPARPAPPPPSGVDVGVAGVEPWATPVADFYRIDTALVVPQVDPATWRLRVHGLVEREVEIGWDELLAADLVEAWVTLACVSNPVGGDLVGNQRWLGLPVREVLARAMPTTEADMVLSRSVDGFTASTPLEALTDGRDALLAVAMDGAPLPPEHGFPVRLVVPGLYGYVSATKWVTELEVTRFDRADAYWTVRGWSPRGPVKTQSRIEVPRPGADVRAGDVVVAGTAWAQHRGVTQVQVRVDDGPWQDADLAADGGVDTWRQWRWRWPDAPAGRHVLSVRAWDPDGPQTAVPAGAVPDGASGYDTLVVEVA; encoded by the coding sequence GTGAGAGCCCTCGCCGCCCGGCCGCCGCGCGGCGACGACGCGCGCGCGGCCGCCGCCGGTCTGGCCGCCGGCACGGCGACGGTGGGCGTCGGGGCGCTCGCCGCAGTGCTCACGGGCCCGACGGGCGACCCGCTCGTCGCGGTCGGGGGCGCGTTCGTCGACGCCACGCCACCGTGGCTCAAGGACTGGGCGGTGGCGACCTTCGGCACCGCCGACAAGCTCGTGCTCGGCATCGGCGAGGTGGTGGTGCTCGCCGTCCTGGCCGCGGCCGCCGGTGTCCTGGCGCGGCGCCGCTGGGCGTCGGGTGCCGTGCTGGTCGTCGCGCTCGGCGGGCTCGCGGCGCTGGCCGCGACGACCCGCCCCGACGCCGGGGTGCTCGCCCCCGCACCCGCGCTGCTCGGCGCCGGTGGTGGGCTGCTCGCGCTGCGGACGCTGCTCGCGCGTCTCCCGGCGCCCGCACGCCGGGCACCGGCCGGTGGGCCCGAGGCGAGCGGTCCGGACCGCTCGGACACCGCCGGCGGCCGGGTCGTCCCGGACCGTCGCACGTTCCTGCGGGCGACCGCGCTGGTGACGGCGGCGGGCGTCGTCGCGACGGTCGTCGGTCGCGCCGTGGCGAGCGGTGCCCGCGGCGCGGCTGCCGCACGCGCCTCCCTGCGCCTGCCCCCGCCCGCGCGCCCGGCTCCCCCGCCGCCGTCCGGGGTCGACGTGGGCGTCGCCGGCGTCGAACCGTGGGCGACGCCCGTGGCCGACTTCTACCGGATCGACACCGCGCTGGTCGTGCCGCAGGTCGACCCGGCGACGTGGCGGTTGCGCGTGCACGGCCTGGTCGAGCGCGAGGTCGAGATCGGCTGGGACGAGCTGCTCGCTGCCGACCTCGTCGAGGCCTGGGTGACGCTCGCGTGCGTCTCCAACCCCGTCGGCGGTGACCTCGTGGGCAACCAGCGGTGGCTGGGGCTGCCCGTACGCGAGGTCCTGGCCCGCGCCATGCCGACGACCGAGGCCGACATGGTGCTCTCGCGCAGCGTCGACGGGTTCACGGCGTCGACGCCGCTCGAGGCGCTCACCGACGGGCGCGACGCGCTGCTCGCGGTCGCGATGGACGGCGCCCCGCTGCCCCCGGAGCACGGGTTCCCGGTGCGGCTCGTCGTCCCCGGCCTCTACGGGTACGTCTCCGCCACCAAGTGGGTGACCGAGCTGGAGGTGACGCGCTTCGACCGCGCCGACGCGTACTGGACGGTCCGCGGCTGGTCCCCCCGCGGGCCGGTCAAGACGCAGTCGCGCATCGAGGTGCCACGTCCGGGCGCCGACGTGCGCGCGGGCGACGTCGTGGTCGCGGGTACGGCGTGGGCGCAGCACCGCGGCGTGACGCAGGTGCAGGTGCGGGTCGACGACGGGCCGTGGCAGGACGCGGACCTCGCCGCCGACGGCGGGGTCGACACGTGGCGGCAGTGGCGGTGGCGCTGGCCGGACGCACCGGCCGGCCGGCACGTGCTGTCCGTCCGCGCGTGGGACCCCGACGGCCCGCAGACCGCCGTGCCTGCCGGCGCGGTGCCGGACGGCGCGAGCGGGTACGACACGCTCGTCGTGGAGGTCGCCTGA
- the nirD gene encoding nitrite reductase small subunit NirD, whose translation MTTLDERATTWLTVCRLADLAPERGAAALVPDEVDGAPVLTQVALFRLLDGTVRAVQQHDPFSDAHVLARGIVGTRRIDGEDVPTVASPMHKQVFDLRTGTCLDPAGKTPAEGRSPDLRTWPVQVVDGEVRVAVPGSGT comes from the coding sequence ATGACGACGCTCGACGAACGCGCCACCACGTGGCTCACGGTGTGCCGCCTCGCCGACCTCGCGCCCGAGCGCGGGGCCGCGGCCCTCGTCCCCGACGAGGTCGACGGCGCACCGGTGCTCACCCAGGTCGCGTTGTTCCGGCTGCTCGACGGCACCGTCCGGGCCGTGCAGCAGCACGACCCCTTCAGCGACGCCCACGTGCTCGCGCGCGGCATCGTCGGCACCCGTCGGATCGACGGCGAGGACGTGCCGACCGTCGCGTCGCCGATGCACAAGCAGGTGTTCGACCTGCGCACCGGCACGTGCCTGGACCCGGCCGGCAAGACGCCCGCCGAGGGCCGGTCGCCGGACCTGCGCACGTGGCCCGTGCAGGTCGTCGACGGCGAGGTGCGCGTCGCGGTCCCCGGGAGCGGCACGTGA
- the nirB gene encoding nitrite reductase large subunit NirB: protein MDPRHLVVVGGGMVAQRLVEALRDRDTAGTWRVTVLAEEPRRPYDRVALTSYFSGRTPEELGLGDPALWDDPLVSLVRGDKAVAVDREARVVTTESGRTFAYDHLVLATGSYAWVPPMEGADLDGVFVYRTLDDVAALRGYVTHLSDQRQVRGVVLGGGLLGLEAAGALDALGARATVLQVDTHLMSAQVDLGGGEALRRLVNRLGIGVRTQSMTTRVVPHRRGGVGRVELADGTRLDADVVVVAAGVRPRDELGRECGLPIGERGGVVVDDTCLTEDPHVSAVGEVACIQGACIGLVAPGYTMAEVTVDRLLGGGAVYPGADTATKLKLAGVDVASFGDAFARTPGALEVVWADPVAGVYKKLVMSDDARTLLGGVLVGDASAYASLRPMVGRELPGDPAAFLLPEGGAGAPDLELPDDAGVCSCNNVSAGTIRHAVAEEGCHDLGAVKACTRAGTSCGSCLPLVKKLMSTELSKLGVTVSNALCEHFALSRAQLYDAVRVAGLRTFTEVVERFGTHGRGCDICRPAVASILATTAPAHVLDGERAALQDTNDHVMANLQKDGSYSVVPRMPGGEVTPDGLIAVGEVARDFGLYTKITGGQRIDMFGARIDQLPQIWQRLVDAGFESGHAYGKSLRTVKSCVGSTWCRFGVQDSVALAVMLELRYRGLRSPHKIKLGVSGCARECAEARGKDVGVIATDKGWNVYVGGNGGFTPRHAKLLAEDLDTETLVRTIDRFLLYYVRTADRLQRTAPWVEEVEGGLEGVRAVVMDDSLGICADLDEQMARHVAEYEDEWRATLEDPEKLKRFASFVNAPDVPDPSLAYVPERGQVRPATADERAVLVAGTTLEVRS from the coding sequence ATGGACCCCCGTCACCTCGTCGTCGTCGGCGGCGGCATGGTGGCGCAACGCCTCGTCGAGGCGCTGCGCGACCGCGACACCGCAGGCACGTGGCGGGTCACGGTGCTCGCCGAGGAGCCTCGCCGCCCGTACGACCGCGTGGCCCTCACCAGCTACTTCTCCGGCCGTACGCCCGAGGAGCTCGGGCTGGGCGACCCCGCGCTGTGGGACGACCCGCTCGTCTCGCTGGTGCGCGGCGACAAGGCCGTCGCGGTCGACCGCGAGGCGCGCGTCGTCACCACGGAGTCGGGACGCACGTTCGCCTACGACCACCTCGTGCTGGCGACCGGCTCGTACGCCTGGGTGCCGCCCATGGAGGGTGCCGACCTCGACGGCGTCTTCGTCTACCGCACGCTCGACGACGTCGCGGCCCTGCGCGGCTACGTCACGCACCTGTCCGACCAGCGCCAGGTGCGTGGGGTGGTGCTCGGCGGGGGGCTGCTCGGGCTGGAGGCGGCCGGCGCGCTCGACGCGCTGGGTGCCCGCGCGACCGTCCTGCAGGTCGACACGCACCTCATGTCGGCGCAGGTCGACCTGGGCGGCGGCGAGGCGCTGCGCCGCCTGGTCAACCGTCTCGGCATCGGCGTGCGCACGCAGTCGATGACGACGCGCGTCGTACCCCACCGTCGCGGCGGGGTCGGGCGCGTCGAGCTGGCCGACGGCACGCGGCTCGACGCCGACGTCGTCGTCGTGGCCGCCGGCGTGCGCCCCCGTGACGAGCTCGGGCGCGAGTGCGGCCTGCCGATCGGCGAGCGCGGCGGCGTGGTCGTCGACGACACGTGCCTCACCGAGGACCCGCACGTCTCGGCAGTCGGCGAGGTGGCCTGCATCCAGGGCGCCTGCATCGGCCTGGTCGCGCCCGGCTACACGATGGCCGAGGTCACGGTCGACCGGCTGCTCGGCGGCGGCGCCGTCTACCCGGGCGCCGACACGGCGACCAAGCTCAAGCTCGCCGGCGTCGACGTCGCGAGCTTCGGTGACGCGTTCGCCCGCACGCCCGGAGCGCTCGAGGTCGTCTGGGCCGACCCGGTGGCCGGCGTCTACAAGAAGCTCGTCATGTCCGACGACGCCCGCACCCTGCTCGGCGGCGTGCTCGTCGGCGACGCCTCCGCGTACGCCAGCCTGCGCCCGATGGTCGGCCGCGAGCTGCCCGGCGACCCCGCCGCGTTCCTGCTCCCGGAGGGCGGAGCGGGGGCCCCGGACCTCGAGCTGCCGGACGACGCGGGCGTCTGCTCCTGCAACAACGTGTCCGCCGGCACCATCCGGCACGCCGTGGCGGAGGAGGGCTGCCACGACCTGGGCGCCGTCAAGGCGTGCACGCGCGCCGGCACCAGCTGCGGCTCCTGCCTCCCGCTGGTCAAGAAGCTCATGTCGACCGAGCTGTCCAAGCTCGGGGTGACGGTCAGCAACGCGTTGTGCGAGCACTTCGCGCTCTCGCGGGCCCAGCTGTACGACGCCGTCCGGGTCGCCGGACTGCGCACGTTCACCGAGGTCGTCGAGCGGTTCGGCACGCACGGCCGCGGCTGTGACATCTGCCGGCCGGCGGTCGCGTCGATCCTGGCGACCACCGCTCCCGCGCACGTCCTGGACGGTGAGCGCGCCGCGCTGCAGGACACCAACGACCACGTGATGGCCAACCTGCAGAAGGACGGCTCGTACTCGGTCGTCCCGCGCATGCCGGGCGGTGAGGTGACCCCCGACGGGCTCATCGCCGTCGGTGAGGTCGCCCGCGACTTCGGGCTCTACACCAAGATCACCGGCGGGCAGCGGATCGACATGTTCGGCGCCCGGATCGACCAGCTCCCGCAGATCTGGCAGCGCCTCGTCGACGCCGGGTTCGAGTCGGGTCACGCGTACGGCAAGTCGCTGCGCACCGTGAAGTCGTGCGTCGGGTCCACGTGGTGCCGGTTCGGCGTCCAGGACTCCGTGGCCCTGGCCGTCATGCTGGAGCTGCGCTACCGCGGTCTGCGCTCGCCCCACAAGATCAAGCTCGGCGTGTCCGGCTGCGCGCGCGAGTGCGCCGAGGCGCGCGGCAAGGACGTCGGGGTCATCGCGACCGACAAGGGGTGGAACGTCTACGTCGGCGGCAACGGCGGCTTCACGCCGCGGCACGCCAAGCTGCTCGCGGAGGACCTCGACACCGAGACCCTCGTGCGCACCATCGACCGCTTCCTGCTCTACTACGTCCGCACCGCGGACCGGCTGCAGCGCACCGCGCCGTGGGTCGAGGAGGTCGAGGGCGGCCTCGAGGGTGTCCGCGCGGTCGTCATGGACGACTCGCTGGGCATCTGCGCGGACCTCGACGAGCAGATGGCACGTCATGTCGCCGAGTACGAGGACGAGTGGCGCGCGACCCTCGAGGACCCCGAGAAGCTCAAGCGGTTCGCGTCGTTCGTCAACGCCCCCGACGTGCCCGACCCCTCGCTGGCGTACGTGCCCGAGCGCGGCCAGGTGCGCCCTGCCACCGCCGACGAGCGCGCCGTGCTCGTCGCCGGCACCACCCTGGAGGTCCGGTCATGA
- a CDS encoding bifunctional nitrate reductase/sulfite reductase flavoprotein subunit alpha yields the protein MTLTTTAQSERTAATQVATVCSYCGVGCGIVLDVGDDGTVRRASGDRAHPSNAGRLCTKGATSATMLAAGGRVTTALVRTERGTEPVPVDVDTAIADVARRLREILDRHGPDALALYVSGQMSIEAQYLANKLAKGFWRTNQIESNSRLCMASAGTGYKLSLGSDGPPGSYDDLDHADVFLVVGANMADCHPVLFLRLLDRLKAGAKLIVVDPRRTATADKADLFLQVRPGADLALLNGLLHLLVEAGAVDEQFVAEHTQGWEQMPAFLANYPPDVVERLTGVPAADLRAAAALLAGAENWVSCWTMGLNQSTHGTWNTNALVNLHLATGAIGRRGSGPFSLTGQPNAMGGREMGYMGPGLPGQRSVLDPDDRAFCEDLWGLPRGTIRADGVGTGTVDMFRRMADGEIRACWVICTNPVASVGNRRTVIEGLERAELVVTQDAFAETETNAYADVVLPAAMWSEADGVMVNSERTLTLARRALAAPGQALPDWQLIARVATAMGYDGFAYTSPQEVFDELRQASNPRTGYDLRGVTYERLRREPVQWPCSSPDAPARNPLRYLNDGEHQPLLTHPDGTRPRLAFATPSGRAVFHARPHTDPAEMPDDDHPFWFTTGRVQHQWHTMTKTGKVPALNKLEPGPYVEVNPQDAERLGLTDRAPVEVASRRGRAVLPVVVTDRVPPGTCFAPFHWNDVFGEYLAVNAVTHDAVDPLSFQPELKACAVALTPVTTVALAPDASRAAVTVPTEVPPELSADAPVLDGAATMRALAAALGVDDVTPPALGDDERRYLAGFLAGLGRGAAGTPVLPPSAPLSEDHALWVDGVLAGMFSRAPGASAARPRTRTVTVLWASQTGTAEELAGLVAQRLAATGRTPRVVAMDEALDDLPRSGDVVLVTSTFGDGDAPDNGTALWEALADPQAPSFAGARFAVLALGDPTYDRFCGHGRRLDHRLAELGGQRLVERLDREPGDDDAVERWVATLLTALAGDEDAAGGTGAAASDRAPVTTAPVTPPQAPTRATRATPGTARLVGRRRLGEPGSAKEVREILLDTSGSPLPVTYQAGDALAVRPVTPPALVEEWLAATGLDGDATVVLDGTERRLHDALRTALDLGRPTPPFLRFVADHAAGTAGVELRRLLRGENRQDLAAWTWDRGVVDVVAEHRVEASAQEWVEALRALQPRAYSISSSPLVDPERVRLTVSVVRYQGPSGRPRGGTCSTFLADAAPDAEVAVHVQPSAHFHPPADPAAPAVMVGPGTGVAPFVGFLAEREALGHTGRSWLVFGEQHAATDFWYREELDAWRERGVLTRLDTAFSRDQRQKVYVQDRLREHGAALWSWLEEGAHLYVCGDASRMAPDVDAALRDVVARHGGLDPQDAAAYVKRLAAERRYARDVY from the coding sequence ATGACGCTCACGACGACCGCGCAGTCCGAGCGCACGGCCGCGACGCAGGTCGCGACCGTGTGCTCGTACTGCGGCGTGGGCTGCGGCATCGTGCTGGACGTCGGCGACGACGGCACCGTGCGGCGCGCCAGCGGCGACCGCGCCCACCCCTCGAACGCCGGGCGCCTGTGCACCAAGGGAGCGACGAGCGCGACCATGCTGGCCGCGGGCGGGCGCGTGACGACCGCGCTCGTGCGTACCGAGCGGGGCACCGAGCCCGTCCCGGTGGACGTCGACACCGCGATCGCCGACGTCGCCCGGCGGCTGCGCGAGATCCTCGACCGCCACGGCCCCGACGCGCTCGCCCTGTACGTCTCGGGGCAGATGAGCATCGAGGCGCAGTACCTGGCCAACAAGCTCGCGAAGGGGTTCTGGCGCACCAACCAGATCGAGTCGAACTCGCGGCTGTGCATGGCCAGCGCCGGCACCGGCTACAAGCTCTCGCTCGGGTCGGACGGCCCGCCGGGGTCCTACGACGACCTCGACCACGCCGACGTCTTCCTGGTCGTCGGTGCCAACATGGCCGACTGCCACCCGGTGCTGTTCCTGCGGCTGCTCGACCGGCTCAAGGCGGGCGCGAAGCTGATCGTCGTCGACCCGCGCCGCACGGCCACGGCCGACAAGGCCGACCTGTTCCTGCAGGTGCGTCCCGGGGCCGACCTCGCGCTGCTCAACGGTCTCCTGCACCTCCTGGTGGAGGCCGGTGCCGTCGACGAGCAGTTCGTCGCCGAGCACACGCAGGGCTGGGAGCAGATGCCCGCGTTCCTCGCGAACTACCCCCCGGACGTCGTCGAGCGGCTCACGGGTGTGCCCGCGGCCGACCTGCGAGCCGCCGCCGCGCTGCTCGCCGGCGCCGAGAACTGGGTGTCCTGCTGGACGATGGGCCTCAACCAGTCGACGCACGGCACGTGGAACACCAACGCACTGGTCAACCTGCACCTCGCGACCGGTGCGATCGGCCGGCGCGGCAGCGGACCGTTCTCCCTGACCGGCCAGCCCAACGCCATGGGCGGGCGCGAGATGGGCTACATGGGCCCCGGCCTGCCCGGCCAGCGCAGCGTGCTCGACCCCGACGACCGGGCCTTCTGCGAGGACCTGTGGGGCCTGCCACGCGGCACGATCCGTGCCGACGGCGTCGGCACCGGCACGGTCGACATGTTCCGCCGCATGGCCGACGGCGAGATCCGTGCGTGCTGGGTGATCTGCACCAACCCCGTGGCGTCGGTCGGCAACCGGCGCACCGTCATCGAGGGCCTCGAGCGCGCCGAGCTCGTCGTCACGCAGGACGCGTTCGCGGAGACCGAGACCAACGCGTACGCGGACGTCGTGCTGCCCGCCGCGATGTGGTCCGAGGCCGACGGCGTCATGGTGAACTCCGAGCGGACGCTGACGCTCGCGCGCCGCGCGCTGGCCGCGCCCGGGCAGGCGCTGCCGGACTGGCAGCTGATCGCGCGCGTCGCCACCGCGATGGGCTACGACGGGTTCGCGTACACCTCGCCGCAGGAGGTCTTCGACGAGCTGCGGCAGGCGTCGAACCCCCGCACCGGCTACGACCTGCGCGGTGTCACCTACGAGCGGCTGCGGCGCGAGCCCGTGCAGTGGCCCTGCTCGTCGCCCGACGCGCCCGCGCGCAACCCGCTGCGCTACCTCAACGACGGTGAGCACCAGCCGCTGCTCACGCACCCCGACGGCACGCGTCCCCGCCTGGCCTTCGCGACACCGTCCGGGCGTGCCGTCTTCCACGCGCGCCCGCACACCGACCCGGCCGAGATGCCCGACGACGACCACCCGTTCTGGTTCACCACGGGCCGCGTGCAGCACCAGTGGCACACCATGACGAAGACCGGCAAGGTCCCTGCGCTCAACAAGCTCGAGCCCGGACCCTACGTCGAGGTCAACCCGCAGGACGCCGAGCGACTCGGGCTCACCGACCGCGCGCCCGTCGAGGTCGCCTCGCGTCGCGGCCGTGCCGTGCTGCCCGTCGTCGTCACCGACCGCGTGCCGCCGGGCACGTGCTTCGCGCCCTTCCACTGGAACGACGTGTTCGGGGAGTACCTCGCGGTGAACGCCGTGACGCACGACGCCGTCGACCCGTTGTCGTTCCAGCCCGAGCTCAAGGCGTGCGCGGTCGCGCTGACGCCCGTCACGACGGTCGCGCTCGCGCCCGACGCGAGCAGGGCGGCCGTCACGGTGCCGACCGAGGTGCCTCCCGAGCTCTCGGCCGACGCCCCGGTGCTCGACGGCGCCGCGACGATGCGTGCGCTCGCCGCGGCCCTCGGGGTCGACGACGTCACGCCCCCGGCGCTCGGTGACGACGAGCGCCGCTACCTCGCGGGGTTCCTCGCCGGCCTCGGCCGGGGCGCGGCGGGCACACCCGTGCTGCCGCCGTCCGCGCCGCTGAGCGAGGACCACGCGCTGTGGGTGGACGGCGTCCTCGCCGGCATGTTCTCGCGGGCGCCCGGCGCGTCCGCGGCCCGCCCGCGGACCCGCACCGTGACCGTGCTGTGGGCGTCCCAGACCGGCACCGCCGAGGAGCTCGCGGGTCTCGTCGCACAGCGTCTCGCCGCCACCGGCCGCACGCCGCGCGTCGTCGCCATGGACGAGGCGCTCGACGACCTGCCGCGCTCCGGCGACGTGGTGCTCGTCACCAGCACGTTCGGCGACGGCGACGCACCCGACAACGGGACGGCGCTGTGGGAGGCGCTCGCCGACCCGCAGGCGCCGTCGTTCGCCGGCGCGCGGTTCGCGGTGCTCGCGCTCGGCGACCCCACGTACGACCGGTTCTGCGGTCACGGGCGCCGCCTCGACCACCGCCTCGCCGAGCTCGGCGGGCAGCGGCTCGTCGAGCGCCTCGACCGCGAGCCCGGCGACGACGACGCGGTCGAGCGCTGGGTCGCGACGCTGCTCACGGCGCTCGCGGGCGACGAGGACGCCGCCGGCGGCACCGGCGCGGCCGCGAGCGACCGCGCCCCCGTCACCACGGCACCCGTCACGCCGCCGCAGGCCCCGACCCGGGCGACGCGCGCGACCCCGGGCACCGCGCGGCTGGTCGGGCGGCGCCGCCTCGGCGAGCCCGGCTCGGCGAAGGAGGTCCGCGAGATCCTCCTCGACACGTCCGGCAGCCCTCTGCCGGTGACGTACCAGGCGGGCGACGCGCTCGCGGTGCGACCGGTCACGCCACCGGCGCTCGTCGAGGAGTGGCTCGCGGCGACCGGTCTGGACGGCGACGCGACCGTCGTGCTCGACGGCACCGAGCGGCGCCTGCACGACGCGCTGCGCACCGCGCTCGACCTGGGTCGGCCCACGCCGCCCTTCCTGCGGTTCGTGGCCGACCACGCCGCGGGCACCGCGGGCGTCGAGCTGCGGCGCCTGCTGCGCGGCGAGAACAGGCAGGACCTCGCGGCGTGGACGTGGGACCGCGGCGTGGTCGACGTGGTCGCCGAGCACCGGGTCGAGGCGAGCGCGCAGGAGTGGGTCGAGGCGCTGCGCGCGCTGCAACCGCGCGCGTACTCGATCTCCTCGAGCCCGCTGGTCGACCCCGAGCGCGTGCGGCTGACGGTGTCGGTCGTGCGCTACCAGGGCCCGTCGGGGCGCCCGCGCGGCGGCACGTGCTCGACGTTCCTCGCGGACGCCGCGCCGGACGCCGAGGTGGCGGTGCACGTGCAGCCGAGCGCGCACTTCCACCCGCCGGCCGACCCGGCGGCGCCTGCCGTGATGGTCGGCCCGGGCACCGGTGTCGCGCCGTTCGTCGGCTTCCTCGCCGAGCGCGAGGCGCTGGGGCACACCGGGCGCAGCTGGCTGGTGTTCGGGGAGCAGCACGCCGCCACCGACTTCTGGTACCGCGAGGAGCTCGACGCGTGGCGCGAGCGCGGTGTGCTCACACGGCTCGACACCGCGTTCTCCCGCGACCAGCGGCAGAAGGTGTACGTGCAGGACCGCCTGCGTGAGCACGGCGCGGCGCTGTGGTCGTGGCTCGAGGAAGGGGCCCACCTGTACGTCTGCGGCGACGCGTCGCGGATGGCGCCGGACGTCGACGCCGCGCTGCGGGACGTGGTGGCGCGGCACGGCGGGCTCGACCCGCAGGACGCCGCGGCGTACGTGAAGCGTCTCGCAGCCGAGCGGCGCTACGCGCGCGACGTGTACTGA
- the cobA gene encoding uroporphyrinogen-III C-methyltransferase, protein MTALLGVELADRPVVVVGGGPVAARRAEALADEGARVHVVAPHVCEPLAELVVAGRARWSDREVQESDLDGAWLVHTATGERSTDAAVVAWATARRVFCVDAGGPRRPASGTARTPATTRAGDVLVGVVSTTGADPRRSVQVRDRLAAHLRAGEVDLRRRRATADRGRVVLVGGGPGDVGLLTVAGRRALAEADVVVADRLGPTDVLDELPADVEVIDVGKAPGHHPVPQDEINRILVEQAQRGRLVVRLKGGDPFVYGRGGEEVLACRAAGVPVTVVPGVSSAFAAAASAGIPLTHRGVVGAVHVMNGTDGWSQAALTGLRERSCTVVVLMGVAALPGLVRDALAQGVDPDLPVAVVEQATLEDQRVTRAALHEVAAVAVARGLRAPAVVVLGAVAAPGLLDAPQEAPPDGPVPHDAADPARMGA, encoded by the coding sequence GTGACCGCCCTGCTCGGTGTCGAGCTGGCCGACCGTCCCGTCGTCGTGGTCGGCGGCGGTCCGGTCGCGGCGCGACGGGCCGAGGCGCTCGCGGACGAGGGCGCGCGCGTGCACGTCGTGGCGCCGCACGTGTGCGAGCCGCTCGCGGAGCTCGTGGTGGCGGGCCGTGCCCGCTGGTCCGACCGCGAGGTGCAGGAGTCCGACCTCGACGGCGCGTGGCTCGTGCACACGGCCACGGGGGAGCGGTCCACCGACGCCGCGGTCGTCGCGTGGGCCACCGCGCGGCGGGTCTTCTGCGTCGACGCGGGCGGGCCACGACGCCCCGCGTCCGGCACCGCGCGCACGCCTGCGACGACGCGGGCGGGCGACGTGCTCGTCGGCGTCGTCTCGACCACGGGTGCCGACCCGCGCCGCAGCGTCCAGGTGCGCGACCGCCTCGCGGCCCACCTGCGTGCCGGTGAGGTGGACCTGCGCCGCCGGCGGGCCACGGCCGACCGCGGTCGCGTCGTGCTCGTGGGCGGCGGCCCGGGCGACGTGGGGCTGCTGACGGTCGCGGGACGCCGCGCGCTCGCGGAGGCCGACGTCGTCGTCGCCGACCGTCTCGGACCGACCGACGTGCTGGACGAGCTGCCCGCCGACGTCGAGGTGATCGACGTCGGCAAGGCCCCCGGCCACCACCCGGTGCCGCAGGACGAGATCAACCGGATCCTGGTCGAGCAGGCGCAGCGCGGCCGGCTCGTCGTGCGCCTCAAGGGCGGTGACCCGTTCGTCTACGGCCGGGGGGGCGAGGAGGTCCTCGCGTGCCGTGCGGCCGGTGTCCCCGTCACGGTGGTCCCCGGCGTCAGCAGCGCGTTCGCGGCCGCGGCGTCGGCCGGCATCCCGCTGACGCACCGCGGCGTGGTCGGTGCCGTGCACGTCATGAACGGCACCGACGGCTGGTCGCAGGCCGCGCTGACCGGGCTGCGCGAGCGCTCGTGCACCGTCGTCGTCCTCATGGGCGTCGCAGCGCTGCCCGGTCTCGTGCGGGACGCGCTCGCGCAGGGCGTCGATCCGGACCTCCCCGTCGCCGTCGTCGAGCAGGCGACGCTCGAGGACCAGCGGGTCACACGCGCCGCGCTGCACGAGGTCGCGGCGGTCGCGGTGGCCCGCGGCCTGCGCGCGCCGGCGGTCGTCGTGCTCGGGGCCGTGGCCGCGCCGGGACTGCTCGACGCCCCGCAGGAGGCCCCGCCGGACGGACCGGTGCCACACGATGCCGCCGATCCGGCGAGAATGGGCGCGTGA